A genome region from Anopheles stephensi strain Indian chromosome 2, UCI_ANSTEP_V1.0, whole genome shotgun sequence includes the following:
- the LOC118504933 gene encoding cell surface glycoprotein 1-like — MDFVFRAFFLQFLLFGLLVPHVRPQTGGTDCHGKDYLCLDDVRFQLCVDYGDGKPTTVTDEVQVCPQGTFCSNSGHFECDSFVPPSTTAEPHVNVDDNATAQPETEESATNAPEVEVEDAPLPAEEVDAPASNPTATEGTTNDEDAPANPEPVEEEATTVVDAPAEESSTAAVEAETNEVPAEEEAEEEEAAVPSEGTELPEQPSETTVASETVQPTEEPTSVPEEETVETTTAQSNAPEGEATTVAPAEPEVTNPPAEESTTPADEETTVAQETEQESVATDAPEAEVGENTESVVTTEETVGSESDPTEAVEQSSTDASEAVTTEESLPSEQSTEGVASETEESQDSSTTASASDAPEQEETDAPVENGSEAPESTDLPAAEETSEPSVVPEVSESTSEPSSEPEATESTVSSSEPSTEQEAVDTTLAPETPEPTTTVSEEPETPESSSVSEEPAETTASVTESETTSTPSDEETSSSDPNNSESGSNEGSSSQDSTEAPSAESGSDSNESNPVAPQAPGSSPFVCPAAGRFANPTDCHKYYVCFWLPFGLYSLEQNCLTGYAYNPTLERCTADQSVCFPGEFTCMGPGRFPDPTDPTQYFWCVWNMFGGYLQYKMQCPLGQVFNPFRGRCAFVVAGRALPFDDMLDEEETVAEELSTQAAVEDVLPVEPVAPVEEQPKLKVKFQCLEEGTFADPNNCGRYFVCTLKKLDKFKKSKFKCAAGERFDPLVSMCVPDEDALCE; from the exons ATGGATTTTGTTTTCAGAGCGTTCTTTTTGCAGTTCCTGCTATTC GGACTGCTGGTGCCACACGTACGACCGCAAACCGGAGGAACCGACTGCCATGGCAAGGACTACCTGTGTCTGGACGATGTGCGATTTCAACTTTGTGTAGATTATGGTGATGGGAAACCGACGACCGTTACCGATGAGGTGCAGGTCTGCCCGCAGGGAACGTTCtgcagcaacagtggacacTTCGAGTGCGACTCGTTCGTGCCACCGTCAACCACGGCGGAACCTCACGTTAACGTAGATGATAATG CTACGGCACAGCCAGAAACGGAAGAAAGCGCAACGAATGCGCCAGAAGTAGAGGTGGAGGATGCACCTTTGCCTGCTGAAGAAGTGGATGCCCCAGCAAGCAACCCTACGGCTACGGAGGGAACCACAAATGATGAGGACGCACCGGCAAATCCCGAACCAGTCGAAGAGGAAGCCACAACGGTGGTAGATGCGCCTGCAGAAGAATCTTCTACCGCAGCCGTTGAAGCGGAGACTAACGAAGTTccggcagaagaagaagcagaagaagaagaagctgcagTTCCATCGGAAGGCACCGAATTACCGGAACAACCGTCGGAAACAACCGTAGCATCGGAGACGGTTCAACCCACCGAGGAGCCAACATCGGTGCCCGAAGAAGAAACGGTCGAAACAACGACCGCGCAATCAAACGCTCCGGAAGGCGAAGCAACGACGGTGGCACCAGCCGAACCGGAAGTAACCAATCCTCCGGCAGAGGAATCAACGACgccagccgacgaagagacgaCGGTTGCCCAGGAGACCGAACAAGAATCAGTTGCAACGGATGCACCCGAGGCAGAAGTTGGCGAAAACACGGAATCGGTTGTAACGACCGAAGAGACGGTGGGTTCGGAATCCGACCCAACGGAAGCGGTAGAACAATCGTCCACGGATGCATCGGAAGCCGTCACGACGGAGGAAAGTTTGCCATCGGAACAATCAACGGAGGGTGTTGCTTCGGAGACTGAAGAATCTCAGGACTCATCAACGACCGCATCTGCATCGGATGCCCCTGAGCAGGAGGAAACGGACGCCCCCGTGGAAAATGGTAGCGAGGCACCGGAGTCAACCGATCTTCCAGCTGCCGAGGAAACATCCGAGCCCTCAGTAGTTCCAGAAGTGTCAGAATCGACCTCCGAACCGTCGTCCGAGCCAGAGGCTACCGAATCGACCGTTTCAAGTTCCGAACCATCAACGGAACAAGAGGCTGTAGATACAACGCTTGCTCCAGAAACACCTgaacccaccaccaccgtgtcTGAGGAGCCAGAAACTCCCGAATCGAGCAGTGTTAGTGAGGAACCGGCGGAGACGACGGCATCGGTCACTGAGAGCGAAACCACTTCAACTCCCAGCGACGAAGAAACCTCATCGTCCGATCCTAACAACAGCGAGTCCGGCTCGAACGAAGGATCCTCGTCCCAGGACTCCACGGAAGCCCCATCCGCCGAATCTGGTTCCGACTCGAACGAAAGCAACCCAGTCGCACCGCAAGCACCGGGTTCCAGCCCGTTCGTGTGTCCTGCTGCCGGTCGCTTTGCAAACCCTACCGACTGTCACAAGTACTACGTTTGCTTCTGGCTGCCGTTCGGACTGTACAGTCTCGAGCAGAACTGTCTGACCGGGTACGCGTACAACCCGACGCTGGAACGGTGTACGGCCGACCAGAGCGTTTGCTTCCCGGGCGAGTTTACGTGCATGGGACCGGGTCGCTTCCCGGATCCGACCGATCCGACCCAGTACTTCTGGTGCGTGTGGAACATGTTCGGCGGCTACCTGCAGTACAAGATGCAGTGCCCGCTGGGACAGGTGTTTAACCCGTTCCGTGGACGTTGTGCGTTTGTTGTAGCGGGCCGCGCCCTTCCGTTCGACGATATGCTGGACGAAGAAGAGACCGTTGCCGAGGAGTTGTCAACCCAAGCGGCTGTGGAGGATGTTCTACCGGTGGAACCCGTTGCTCCGGTGGAAGAACAACCGAAGCTGAAGGTCAAGTTCCAATGTCTGGAAGAGGGCACGTTTGCCGATCCGAACAACTGTGGCCGTTATTTCGTGTGCACCCTCAAGAAGCTGGACAAGTTCAAGAAGAGCAAGTTCAAGTGCGCTGCCGGCGAACGCTTCGATCCGCTGGTGAGCATGTGCGTTCCGGATGAGGATGCCCTGTGCGAGTAA